The proteins below come from a single Zonotrichia leucophrys gambelii isolate GWCS_2022_RI chromosome 3, RI_Zleu_2.0, whole genome shotgun sequence genomic window:
- the TMEM17 gene encoding transmembrane protein 17, translating into MARPEGPPTLPEPLRRRLVSFSSSVFSDSPRSALGDGPRAPPGFPGYRADCEILSSLPLQMSLYFNVYFFPFWWLITVAILYMKYPALSDYYKFILVTIMILVSLTELIRLYLGYVGNLLEKVPELAGFWLLTLLPQLPIILFLLFNEGLKIHSLERAVHIIFAAFLSFQVVAAFFALRRMVNTLATRFRLTEFHRLEEQRPAPGLSSLGGSRGW; encoded by the exons ATGGCGCGGCCGGAGGGGCCCCCGACGCTGCCCGAGCCGCTGCGGCGGCGGCTGGTGTCCTTCAGCAGCTCCGTGTTCAGCGACAGCCCCCGCTCCGCGCTCGGCGAcggcccccgcgcccccccggGCTTCCCGGGCTACCGCGCAG ATTGTGAAATCCTTTCCAGTTTGCCACTGCAGATGTCCCTCTATTTCAATGTTTATTTCTTCCCGTTCTGGTGGCTCATCACAGTTGCCATCCTCTACATGAAg TATCCAGCCTTATCAGATTATTACAAGTTCATCCTGGTCACCATCATGATCCTGGTCTCTCTGACTGAGCTCATTCGACTCTACCTGGGATATGTGGGCAATCTCCTGGAGAAA GTCCCTGAGCTGGCTGGGTTTTGGCTCCTGACTCTCCTCCCGCAGTTGCCTATAATTCTCTTCTTGCTATTTAATGAAGGGCTGAAAATCCACTCTCTGGAGCGAGCCGTCCACATCATCTTCGCCgccttcctctccttccaagTGGTGGCGGCGTTTTTCGCCCTCAGGAGGATGGTGAACACTCTGGCCACCCGCTTCCGCCTCACCGAGTTCCACCGCCTGGAGGAGCAGCGCCCCGCGCCCggcctgagcagcctgggcgGCTCCCGGGGCTGGTAG